Proteins co-encoded in one Gopherus evgoodei ecotype Sinaloan lineage chromosome 4, rGopEvg1_v1.p, whole genome shotgun sequence genomic window:
- the LOC115651242 gene encoding olfactory receptor 10V1-like: protein MGGENRTELIQLHFQSFSFLPEMQLLIFLAFLLVYLLSLCGNATVALTVHSDRSLHTPMYFFLANLAVLEIFYSSVIAPFALVNLLSGRKATISLAGCGTQMFFFVFLGSADCILLAVMACDRYVAICHPLHYTLIINWTVCACLVSGSLVLGFLLALQLTILLFHLPFCGTNEINHFYCDVLPVLRLACADTQIHQATVFVVSVIVLTIPFLIICISYVFIVAAILKIRSAAGQHRAISTCSSHLIVVLLQYGCCSFIYLRPSSSYSPEQRQAVSVIYIFVTPLLNPLIYSMRNKDLKDALGRALGRAMQFQRK from the coding sequence ATGGGGGGTGAAAACCGAACAGAGCTGATACAATTACACTTCCAATCCTTCTCGTTCCTCCCCGAGATGCAGCTGCTGATTTTCCTGGCCTTTCTGCTTGTGTACCTGCTCAGCCTCTGTGGGAATGCCACTGTTGCACTCACTGTCCACAGTGACcgctccctccacacccccatgtacttcttcctggccAATCTGGCAGTGCTGGAGATCTTCTATTCTTCTGTCATTGCCCCCTTCGCCCTGGTCAACCTCCTGTCTGGGAGGAAGGCCACCATCTCCCTCGCTGGCTGTGGCACCCAGATGTTCTTCTTTGTCTTTCTCGGCAGTGCTGACTGCATCCTGCTGGCCGTCATGGCGTGTGACCGATATGTGGCGATCTGCCATCCACTGCACTACACCCTCATTATTAACTGGACGGTCTGTGCTTGCTTGGTGTCAGGGTCACTGGTTCTGGGATTCCTGTTAGCCTTGCAGTTGACCATCCTGCTATTTCATCTACCATTCTGTGGCACCAATGAAATCAATCACTTCTATTGTGACGTGCTGCCCGTCCTGCGGTTGGCATGTGCAGATACACAGATACACCAGGCCACCGTCTTTGTTGTTAGTGTGATAGTCCTGACTATCCCCTTCCTGATAATCTGCATCTCCTATGTCTTCATTGTGGCCGCCATCCTGAAGATCCGCTCTGCAGCTGGTCAGCACCGTGCCATCTCCACCTGCTCTTCCCACCTGATAGTCGTCCTCCTGCAGTACGGCTGCTGCAGCTTCATATACCTACGCCCCAGCTCCAGCTACTCCCCAGAGCAACGCCAGGCAGTGTCTGTGATCTATATTTTTGTCACCCCCTTACTGAACCCCcttatctacagcatgaggaacaaggaccTAAAGGATGCTCTGGGGAGAGCGCTGGGAAGGGCAATGCAGTTCCAGAGAAAGTGA